A region of Toxorhynchites rutilus septentrionalis strain SRP chromosome 1, ASM2978413v1, whole genome shotgun sequence DNA encodes the following proteins:
- the LOC129777101 gene encoding alpha-mannosidase 2 → MVRIRRKFVFILSGIVLFIFLLLYVILNHSISMEKPSTNFLQLEDKIKQLETGLNKHRREFGAMKQQFDTIRSKNGGQPQNQVEGEEYGEESNLDKIPAVAAPHLGNREMIKDSVISANRDTGGSCSLRTDIVPQPDIQMLDMYERVPFDNIDGGPWKQGWRVTYDEKEWNQHHKLKVFVVPHSHNDPGWIHTFDEYYERQTKHIFANMLRHLEENPGLKFIWAEISYFAKWYDNLAPSQKDLVKKLIKNHQLEFVTGGWVMTDEANSHWYSILLQLTEGQTWLKTRLNVTPTSSWAIDPFGQSSAMPFILKNSGFENLLIQRTHYIVKKNLALKQQLEFRWRQLWDTQGDTDLLTHMMPFYSYDVPHTCGPDPKVCCQFDFKRLPNFGVSCPWRIPPQPITDDNVARKAELIVDQWRKKSVLYKTRNVLIPLGDDFRYTQSKEWEAQRMNYEKLFEYINNDPSLNVEAKFGTLQDYFDSIRRSFKEEDFPSLSGDFFTYADVNEDYWSGYYTSRPYHKRQDRILMNHIRSAEMLHAWSIWDEEFDMDRKLEYARQQLSLFQHHDGITGTAKDDVVADYAKRMAKALEECKFVMQHAVYRLLTTANVYQGDPKFSYLTVDDSRSVDGTDSTRPTIIIGDELPIKHVVVHNSLPFQRVELVEVYIGKPFVTVQDSRDGRTVPAQIAPVWYWHTRPDGTSTPQASNTKYRLLFRATVPPLGLAVYTVNSRNRVEDSDGVSFAKITILSHTPFSDNLQSGYPVEVEFGDPREVSLKVGDGPSAAFNSNGLLKSVTIDRSTVPVHLDFLKYGMRFTSGKSGAYLFHPDGPATKLRLGDPVVLIVKGPLEASVTTGLPFANHQTILRGEGIEIGNLVEIGNRENTEIVMRISTTINSGEYFYTDLNGMQIIKRKRFDTLPLQANYYPVPSAMFIQDDNLRLTLLSAQPLGGSSLKTGEIEIMQDRRLTQDDDRGLGQGVLDNLPVLHLFRLVLESRESCTKLDPGYPAGFLTSAAYGELRSLLHPLEKLIFNENEWIGLLPSFGANHEPLEKGLEVVAMRNLPHLRAGRDKKSTIGLVVHRTNFEDCGSEANGEGSLNIKKMLGLDDLQEIHSSLLTLLRKQEHVSSDDISLCPMDARGFIIHR, encoded by the exons ATGGTTCGTATTCGTCGAAAATTTGTGTTTATTCTGTCCGGTATTGTCCTTTTCATTTTCCTGCTACTGTATGTAATTTTGAACCATTCGATTTCGATGGAGAAACCG AGCACGAATTTCCTTCAGCTGGAGGACAAAATCAAGCAACTGGAGACAGGTCTGAACAAGCACCGGCGTGAATTCGGCGCTATGAAGCAGCAGTTCGACACGATTCGATCTAAGAACGGTGGGCAACCACAGAACCAAGTCGAAGGCGAGGAGTACGGTGAGGAATCCAATCTGGACAAGATCCCAGCCGTAGCGGCTCCACATTTGGGAAATCGTGAAATGATAAAAGACTCGGTAATAAGTGCTAATCGTGACACGGGGGGAAGTTGTTCCCTGCGGACAGACATTGTTCCGCAGCCCGATATCCAGATGCTGGATATGTATGAACGGGTGCCATTCGATAACATTGACGGTGGGCCCTGGAAGCAGGGTTGGAGGGTGACATATGACGAGAAGGAATGGAACCAGCACCACAAGCTGAAGGTGTTCGTGGTACCTCATTCCCACAATGACCCCGGCTGGATCCATACCTTCGATGAGTATTACGAACGACAGACGAAACATATTTTTGCCAATATGCTTCGTCATTTAGAGGAAAATCCTGGACTTAAGTTCATATGGGCCGAGATAAGCTATTTTGCGAAGTGGTACGACAATTTGGCCCCTTCACAGAAGGATCTGGTGAAAAA ATTAATAAAAAATCACCAGCTTGAATTTGTCACCGGTGGTTGGGTTATGACGGATGAAGCGAATTCGCACTGGTATTCGATACTTTTGCAGCTTACCGAAGGTCAAACATGGTTGAAAACTCGACTGAACGTGACTCCCACATCATCTTGGGCTATCGATCCATTCGGTCAATCATCCGCAATGCCATTCATTCTGAAGAACTCGGGTTTCGAAAATCTGCTGATTCAACGAACGCATTATATAGTGAAGAAAAATCTCGCCCTCAAACAGCAGCTCGAGTTTCGATGGCGTCAGTTGTGGGACACTCAGGGTGACACGGACCTTCTGACCCATATGATGCCATTCTACTCGTACGACGTTCCGCATACGTGCGGACCGGATCCGAAAGTTTGCTGTCAGTTTGATTTCAAGCGCTTGCCCAATTTCGGTGTGTCTTGTCCCTGGCGTATTCCACCCCAACCGATAACCGATGATAACGTGGCGAGGAAGGCCGAGCTGATAGTGGACCAGTGGCGGAAGAAATCGGTACTTTATAAAACACGAAATGTGCTCATTCCACTGGGGGATGATTTTCGGTACACGCAGAGCAAAGAGTGGGAGGCCCAACGGATGAACTacgaaaaattgtttgaatacATCAACAATGATCCTTCACTTAATGTGGAAGCCAAGTTCGGTACTCTGCAGGATTATTTCGATTCAATCAGAAGAAGCTTTAAGGAGGAGGACTTCCCTTCATTGAGTGGCGACTTCTTTACATACGCTGACGTGAACGAGGACTACTGGAGCGGGTACTACACTTCGCGACCGTACCACAAGCGACAGGACCGAATTCTGATGAATCATATACGATCAGCAGAAATGCTTCACGCGTGGAGCATATGGGATGAGGAGTTTGACATGGATCGAAAGTTGGAATATGCAAGACAGCAGCTGTCGCTATTCCAACACCATGATGGCATTACCGGAACAGCTAAAGATGACGTGGTAGCCGATTACGCCAAGCGGATGGCGAAGGCTTTGGAAGAGTGCAAGTTTGTCATGCAGCATGCAGTTTATAG GTTGCTGACCACAGCGAATGTCTACCAGGGTGATCCAAAGTTCTCCTATCTTACCGTTGACGATTCCAGAAGTGTGGATGGAACGGATTCAACCCGACCGACGATCATAATTGGCGATGAACTGCCCATCAAACACGTCGTTGTGCATAATTCCCTTCCTTTCCAGCGTGTGGAGCTCGTCGAGGTCTACATTGGGAAACCATTCGTTACTGTGCAGGATTCACGCGACGGTCGCACCGTTCCCGCCCAAATCGCACCCGTTTGGTACTGGCACACCAGACCGGATGGCACCAGCACACCACAGGCGTCGAATACGAAATATCGCTTATTGTTCCGGGCCACGGTGCCACCGCTTGGTTTGGCAGTGTATACCGTAAACTCTCGGAATCGAGTTGAGGACAGTGACGGCGTTTCGTTCGCTAAAATCACAATCCTCTCGCATACGCCTTTCTCGGATAATCTGCAGTCTGGTTATCCGGTGGAGGTAGAATTCGGTGATCCGCGAGAGGTGTCGCTGAAAGTTGGTGACGGTCCAAGCGCGGCTTTCAATTCGAATGGACTGCTTAAATCGGTGACCATTGATCGTAGTACGGTTCCGGTGCATTTGGATTTCCTCAAGTACGGAATGAGATTCACTTCCGGGAAGAGCGGTGCCTATCTGTTCCATCCGGATGGTCCGGCCACCAAGCTTCGACTTGGTGATCCGGTCGTTTTGATTGTTAAAGGGCCGCTGGAGGCTAGTGTGACTACCGGGTTGCCGTTCGCAAACCATCAAACGATCCTCCGCGGAGAGGGAATTGAGATTGGGAACTTGGTGGAAATAGGCAATCGAGAAAACACTGAAATCGTAATGCGAATTTCCACCACTATCAACAGTGGGGAATACTTTTACACTGATCTCAACGGAATGCAGATTATTAAGCGGAAAAGATTCGACACGTTGCCGCTGCAGGCGAACTATTATCCAGTGCCGTCGGCAATGTTTATACAAGATGATAATTTGAGATTGACACTCTTGAGCGCGCAACCACTGGGTGGGTCATCGCTGAAGACAGGGGAA ATCGAAATTATGCAGGATCGTCGGTTAACCCAAGACGATGACCGCGGTCTTGGTCAGGGTGTTCTTGACAACCTCCCGGTGCTTCATCTGTTCCGGCTGGTGTTGGAAAGTCGTGAATCGTGCACCAAGCTTGACCCGGGCTATCCGGCTGGTTTTCTAACGAGTGCTGCATACGGTGAGCTAAGATCCCTGTTGCATCCACTGGAGAAACTGATATTCAACGAGAACGAATGGATCGGACTTCTCCCAAGTTTTGGCGCTAATCATGAACCTTTAGAAAAGGGGTTGGAGGTGGTTGCGATGAGGAATCTGCCCCATCTGCGAGCTGGGAGAGACAAAAAGTCTACCATTGGGTTGGTGGTGCATCGGACGAACTTTGAGGACTGTGGCTCGGAGGCGAATGGCGAAGGAAGC CTTAACATCAAAAAAATGCTTGGCCTTGATGATCTTCAAGAAATTCACAGCTCCCTGTTGACGCTGCTTCGAAAGCAGGAGCATGTGTCCTCCGACGACATTAGTCTGTGTCCGATGGATGCGAGAGGTTTTATCATCCATCGATAA